The Cyanobacteria bacterium QS_8_64_29 sequence AAACAGCAGCAAAAACACGATGCCGGGCACGCGCAGGTAGCGCCCCAACACTTGCGCCCCAACGCCTGCCACGGCAGTGACGGCCATTAGGGTAGTGAGATCCAGATCGACCGGTAGCTTCCAGGCAGTCATGACGGGCAGCAGTGCGGGGGGCTAACGCTCAACTTAAACGAGGGGAGGTCCCCGCGGCCACCCGGGCAGCGGGCGTAGGGGCTACCAGCTCACCTGCCCCGCCAGCTCGCGGGTCGTTGCCGGGCCGATCCCTGAGACCCGCTCCAAATCGGCCAGCGAGTCGAAGGGACGCTTTTGGCGGGCGGCGATGATCCGCTCGGCCAGCACCGGGCCGATGCCGGGTAGCGCGGCCAGCTCGGCTGGGGGGGCGCATTGAGGTTGACGGGCGCTCCAGACGCCGCCGGGCTGGCGGGAGTTTCGAGGCGATCCCAGCGCTGCCGCTGGGCCTGGATGCGATCGCCCACGCGGGCCGGCACGCCCAGCGCAGCCTGGGACCAGAGCCGCTCGAACGCGCGCTGGAAGTGGGCTGTTACCGTTGGGCTCTCGATGGCAATGACGGTTTCGTCGTTGCTGGCGTTCGCCGCAGCCGACCAGTTGTGCGAGCCGGTAAGGACCGTTCGGCCATCGAGAGTGGCGAATTTGTGGTGGAGCTTGTCGCCTGCGGGCAGCCTGGGGACGCCGACGGTCTCGATGGGATCCGACCAGGGGCGATTGCTAGCCTCGTAGCTGCAGTCAGTGGCGAGCGCCACGCCCAGCATGTCCAGCCCTTCGCTGTAGGGCCGAAAGGCAAAGCCCCGGTCGATGAGGGCGCGCACGCGCACGCCCTGCTGGTGCCGCTCGGCTAGGGTATTGGCCAGCCGCTGGGCCGAGAAGACAAACAGGGCCAGATCCGCCGAATGGGTCGCCGCTGCCAACCAGCGGCGGATGAAGCCGTTGCTACTGTTGGCCCAGGGGTCGCTGGGGGAGGTAGGCGAGAAACGCACGCTCACCCGAGCCTCGCCCACCTCGACCGTTGCCGGGGAGCGTGCCGGTTTCTGCAAGCCGAACTGACTGTCAGGCTGACCGCCGGGGCCATCGCCCCACATCAGCTCGAACTCGCGCTCGAAGCGCGCTGCCAGCGCTGGGCTTTGGATCGCCAGCAAATGGTTGGCATTGCCCCGGGTCTGAGGCGCGTCCCAATTGCCGTGAACGCCACTGAGGGTAAGGTTGGCCGAGGTCACCAGCGTGGTTTCGCCGTCAATGACGGCGAACTTGTGATGCATCAGCCCGCTACCGGCCGAGCCGTCGGCCGTGTCGTCGAGTATTGGCACGCCCGCTTGGTGCAGCATGGCAATGGCGTCCCGGCTGGCAACTTCAGCTGAGCTCAGGCGGCCGTTGCCGTCGCGATCGATAAACGCACGTCCCCGCTGGTAGCGCTCGCGGGATCGCTCGTCGAGCTGCGCAGTTTCGCTGGCCGTCAGGCTGCTCCAGGCTCGGCTGTAGGTATCGTCCACAATGACGCGCACCTGCACCCCAGCCTGGTGGCGCTCGATCAGCGCGCGCGTCACGCGGGGCAAGCGGAGCGCTTGCACGGCCACATCCACGCGGGACTGCGCCGAGGCGATGGCCTCAGTAACAGCCTGCTCCAAGTTGTCCCCTGCGCGGCGAATGTCGCGGTAGGGATCGCGGTAGTTGGCCCCTTGGGTGCGATTGCGGTTGAAATAGACCGCGATGCTCTAGCCTGAGGCAGCGGCGGCGGTCGCTCAGAGCCTGACTGCTTGGCGCTGCACCCGCCCAGCAGTGCCAGTAGCACGCCCAGTAGGGCCCAACGCCGCGGCTGCATGGTTTGCTCCTCAAAACCGGCACGCGATCGCGAGCGTTCCCCCATTGCGGCAATCTCAAAACAGGCGAAGCTGCTCGGGCGGTGCCTGGCAGCGCTCCCATGGCAGGGGCGGCACGGGCGCTCCCCAAGCTCCCAACGTGGTATGGAAGCGGCGGGCGTGATGCGGCGAGCGCGCTTCCACCGGACAGTGCATGAACCAATAAACGCGCGTGCCGGCTTGCAGCCAGTCCCGCAGGCGCTGCGCCCATTCGGCCCAAAAGGGTTGGTTGAGCGCCGGTTCGGGATGGCTGATGAAGCGCACCAGGCTAAACGGCGCCGTCACGCTAGGCTGCAGCGGCAGTTGCGGCTTGCGCCGCTCGGCCGCCACTTGCAGGTCGTCGGGACGCTGATAGATGGGCCGCGTATCCAGCAGGACGCGCCCCACGCCAGCCTGTTGCAGCAGCCCGTCCAAAGCACTGGCATGGGGCTCGACGAACCAATCCGGGTGGCGCACCTCAACCGCTAGCGGCACGTCCCGGCCGGGCAGCTGGGCCAGAAACGCTTCCAAATCGGCGCGCGCTTGCGGACTGTAGGCAGGCGGGAGTTGGGCAAAAGTTGGGCCCAGCCGATCGCCGAGGGCCTGCATGCGATCGATGAACTGCCGCGCCCGGTCCAACTGCGGCACCAACCGGCCCGCATG is a genomic window containing:
- a CDS encoding DUF72 domain-containing protein; this encodes MRFYLGCALWGYQGWVGALYPSGSRSSDFLRLYGQRLSAVEGNSTFYAVPSQRTLARWASEVPPGFAFCPKLPQAITHAGRLVPQLDRARQFIDRMQALGDRLGPTFAQLPPAYSPQARADLEAFLAQLPGRDVPLAVEVRHPDWFVEPHASALDGLLQQAGVGRVLLDTRPIYQRPDDLQVAAERRKPQLPLQPSVTAPFSLVRFISHPEPALNQPFWAEWAQRLRDWLQAGTRVYWFMHCPVEARSPHHARRFHTTLGAWGAPVPPLPWERCQAPPEQLRLF
- a CDS encoding competence protein ComE, translating into MEQAVTEAIASAQSRVDVAVQALRLPRVTRALIERHQAGVQVRVIVDDTYSRAWSSLTASETAQLDERSRERYQRGRAFIDRDGNGRLSSAEVASRDAIAMLHQAGVPILDDTADGSAGSGLMHHKFAVIDGETTLVTSANLTLSGVHGNWDAPQTRGNANHLLAIQSPALAARFEREFELMWGDGPGGQPDSQFGLQKPARSPATVEVGEARVSVRFSPTSPSDPWANSSNGFIRRWLAAATHSADLALFVFSAQRLANTLAERHQQGVRVRALIDRGFAFRPYSEGLDMLGVALATDCSYEASNRPWSDPIETVGVPRLPAGDKLHHKFATLDGRTVLTGSHNWSAAANASNDETVIAIESPTVTAHFQRAFERLWSQAALGVPARVGDRIQAQRQRWDRLETPASPAASGAPVNLNAPPQPSWPRYPASARCWPSGSSPPAKSVPSTRWPIWSGSQGSARQRPASWRGR